In Deferribacteraceae bacterium V6Fe1, one genomic interval encodes:
- the pseB gene encoding UDP-N-acetylglucosamine 4,6-dehydratase (inverting) produces MFDGSNILITGGTGSFGKCFVKYVLENFNPKRLVILSRDEFKQYQMENEFGHDKRLRFFLGDVRDKDRLYRAFYGIDYVIHAAALKQVPAGEYNPFETIKTNILGAQNVIEACIDNGVKRVIALSTDKAANPLNLYGATKLCSDKLFVAGNSYAGGRVTRFAVVRYGNVLGSRGSVLPLFLKQKEEGKLTITHKDMTRFWITLPQAVELVLKAFKYMTGGEIFVPKIPSMRMEDFARAIAPQADIEEVGIRPGEKMHEVMIPEDDARHTREYDDHYRIIPEFLNWQAPKDFGNGGKELPEGFSYRSDNNSWWLTKDELLEIISGLEL; encoded by the coding sequence ATGTTTGACGGTTCAAATATTCTGATTACAGGCGGTACAGGCTCATTTGGAAAGTGTTTTGTAAAGTATGTTCTTGAAAATTTTAATCCCAAAAGATTAGTAATCTTAAGCCGAGATGAATTTAAACAATACCAAATGGAGAATGAATTTGGACATGACAAAAGATTAAGATTTTTTCTTGGCGACGTAAGGGATAAAGACAGACTTTACAGAGCATTTTACGGGATAGATTATGTGATTCATGCAGCAGCTTTAAAGCAGGTACCTGCTGGAGAATATAACCCGTTTGAAACGATTAAAACTAATATATTGGGCGCTCAAAATGTAATAGAAGCTTGTATTGATAACGGTGTAAAGAGAGTAATTGCTTTATCGACAGACAAGGCTGCAAATCCGTTAAATCTCTATGGTGCAACAAAGCTTTGCTCTGATAAACTTTTTGTAGCTGGCAACTCATATGCCGGCGGCAGAGTCACAAGGTTTGCAGTTGTCAGATATGGCAATGTATTGGGCAGTCGAGGCTCAGTACTTCCGCTTTTTTTAAAACAAAAAGAGGAAGGTAAATTAACAATAACTCATAAAGATATGACAAGATTTTGGATTACCTTGCCACAAGCAGTCGAGCTTGTGTTAAAGGCATTTAAATATATGACGGGTGGTGAAATATTTGTTCCGAAAATTCCGAGTATGAGGATGGAAGATTTTGCTCGAGCCATTGCGCCTCAGGCAGATATAGAGGAAGTAGGGATAAGACCCGGAGAGAAAATGCATGAAGTAATGATTCCTGAAGACGATGCAAGACACACCAGAGAGTATGATGACCATTATAGGATTATCCCTGAATTTTTGAATTGGCAAGCACCAAAAGATTTTGGCAACGGTGGGAAAGAATTGCCTGAAGGATTTTCTTATAGGAGTGACAATAATAGTTGGTGGTTAACGAAAGATGAGTTATTAGAGATAATAAGTGGCTTAGAGTTGTGA
- the pseC gene encoding UDP-4-amino-4,6-dideoxy-N-acetyl-beta-L-altrosamine transaminase, producing the protein MKINKTSKHQNIKASNPRAVPYGKQSIDNDDIQAVVEVLKSNFITQGPKIKEFEDKLAEYCGAKYAVAFNSGTSALHGAYFATGLSKDDEFITSPMTFAATSNAGVYLGARPIFVDIEEDTGNIDCEKIEGKITNKTKLIVPIHYAGHPCDMTKIKEIADKYNLKVVEDGCHALGARLKVQSSRFKVQRSTFNVGSCQFSDMTVFSFHPVKHITTGEGGAVLTNKQEYYEKLLMFRNHGITKDSSKFNVQSSTFVGEWYYEMQLLGYNYRMTDIQAALGVSQLKKLDSFVEKRRSIVQKYNEIFVNNPYFELPVEKEYAYNSYHLYPIKLKDSLKQKKREIFNKLREYGVGVQVHYIPVYFHPFYQDLGYENGLCPKAEEFYRSEISLPIFPGMTNEELDFVVNKVQEVFESL; encoded by the coding sequence ATGAAAATAAATAAAACATCAAAACATCAAAACATCAAAGCGTCAAATCCCAGAGCAGTCCCCTACGGAAAACAATCTATAGACAACGATGACATACAGGCCGTAGTTGAAGTTTTAAAGTCAAACTTTATTACTCAAGGACCAAAAATTAAAGAATTCGAAGATAAATTGGCAGAGTATTGCGGTGCTAAATATGCGGTAGCATTTAATAGCGGGACATCAGCACTGCACGGAGCATATTTTGCCACCGGGTTGTCCAAAGATGACGAATTTATAACTTCACCTATGACTTTTGCCGCTACAAGTAATGCAGGAGTATATTTAGGTGCAAGACCAATATTTGTAGATATTGAAGAAGATACCGGAAATATAGATTGTGAGAAAATAGAAGGCAAAATCACAAATAAGACAAAGTTGATCGTCCCTATTCATTATGCAGGTCATCCTTGTGATATGACAAAAATAAAAGAAATTGCTGATAAATATAATTTGAAAGTAGTGGAAGATGGATGCCATGCTTTAGGGGCAAGGCTTAAGGTTCAAAGTTCAAGGTTCAAGGTTCAACGTTCAACGTTCAATGTGGGGTCTTGTCAATTCTCAGATATGACTGTCTTTAGCTTTCATCCTGTAAAACATATTACTACCGGTGAAGGTGGAGCAGTTTTGACAAATAAGCAAGAATATTATGAAAAGCTGCTGATGTTTAGAAATCATGGAATTACAAAAGATAGTTCAAAGTTCAACGTTCAAAGTTCAACGTTTGTGGGTGAGTGGTATTATGAAATGCAACTTTTGGGGTATAATTATCGAATGACCGATATTCAGGCGGCTTTAGGAGTAAGTCAGCTGAAAAAACTTGATAGTTTTGTTGAAAAGAGAAGAAGTATTGTGCAAAAGTATAATGAAATTTTTGTTAACAATCCATATTTTGAATTGCCTGTTGAAAAGGAGTATGCGTATAATAGTTATCACTTATATCCTATAAAGCTTAAAGACAGCTTGAAACAAAAAAAACGTGAAATATTTAATAAATTAAGAGAATATGGTGTTGGTGTCCAGGTGCATTATATCCCTGTATATTTTCACCCGTTTTATCAAGATCTTGGTTACGAAAATGGATTATGTCCAAAGGCCGAAGAATTTTATAGAAGTGAGATAAGTTTGCCGATTTTCCCCGGGATGACTAATGAGGAACTTGATTTTGTAGTGAATAAAGTGCAAGAGGTGTTTGAATCTTTATGA
- a CDS encoding motility associated factor glycosyltransferase family protein, whose translation MNIYEKNFQALKKFRPDLAKKVESYKSNGKYNTISSNHPDKIPNLIYLPEKLLAYDNNDPLAYVQADLRNKIRLPVLNIFFGFGLGYEILTFLQKFAVQESVLIVFEPEFEPFYVALYTIDLTPVISDSRVKLLIDIPINDVFVNLHAILFMGNLKLFVKAINIIDNSLSLRLNGDYYKKVMSHLKDAVKEVLLHFGNDPWDSLIGIVNTFLNINEIIGWPGIKDLEGIFDGKPGIVVATGPSLNKNIHLLKGLENKAVICAADASLRIMKKNGLKPHLVTSLERVIATSKLFEGLTQEDVKDVYLSACPVIRPETYTNFPGERIIVYRNFATFQWLEIEKGTLDIGPSAANMAFKILEFLGCNPIILIGQDLAFGENEVTHASGATFGEKEEQYHTKRQILEVEGNYVPKIKTTDVWYKFMKYYEKDIAGFKGEVINATEGGAKIYGTKIMTFKEAIEKYINEDISVIDNIKSNLKYPDEAEKEKYKKQSMDKVNEAIQYSENVIERLTYGFNKAVEFINNVIVRYEKEKVIDEEYARKTFDEVQKTLAIFGERKFFEIFMHFVQSYYLTTIIEINGVRNSNNHPRDINFTVVKLLYDMYGVMIKLIEAMKKSLYEMKAKLEEN comes from the coding sequence GTGAATATTTATGAAAAAAATTTTCAGGCACTTAAAAAATTTAGACCCGATTTGGCAAAAAAAGTTGAATCATATAAAAGTAATGGTAAGTATAACACCATATCTTCTAATCATCCCGACAAAATTCCAAATTTAATTTATTTGCCTGAAAAGCTACTTGCTTATGACAACAATGACCCGCTGGCTTATGTCCAAGCTGATTTGAGAAACAAAATTAGACTCCCGGTTTTGAATATATTTTTTGGATTTGGGCTTGGGTATGAAATATTGACTTTTTTACAAAAATTTGCGGTGCAAGAGTCTGTTTTAATTGTGTTTGAGCCTGAATTTGAGCCTTTTTATGTTGCACTTTACACAATAGACTTGACACCGGTAATATCTGATTCACGTGTAAAGCTTTTAATTGATATTCCGATTAACGATGTGTTTGTGAATTTGCATGCCATATTATTTATGGGTAATTTAAAGCTTTTTGTTAAAGCAATTAATATTATAGACAATAGCTTATCTTTGAGGCTAAATGGAGATTATTATAAGAAAGTTATGTCTCATTTAAAAGATGCAGTAAAAGAAGTTTTATTGCACTTTGGCAATGACCCTTGGGACTCGCTAATTGGTATTGTAAATACATTTTTAAATATCAATGAGATAATTGGCTGGCCCGGGATTAAAGATTTAGAAGGCATTTTTGATGGGAAACCAGGCATTGTCGTGGCAACAGGTCCATCTCTAAATAAGAACATTCACTTGCTAAAGGGGCTTGAAAACAAGGCCGTTATTTGTGCTGCAGACGCATCTTTGAGGATAATGAAAAAGAATGGTCTCAAGCCGCACTTAGTTACTTCCCTTGAAAGGGTAATTGCTACTTCAAAGCTCTTTGAAGGGCTTACCCAAGAAGATGTAAAGGATGTTTATTTGTCAGCATGTCCTGTAATCCGCCCTGAAACATATACTAATTTTCCCGGAGAAAGGATAATTGTCTATCGAAATTTTGCTACTTTTCAGTGGCTTGAGATTGAAAAAGGGACTTTGGATATCGGACCTTCTGCTGCGAATATGGCGTTTAAGATTTTGGAATTTTTGGGGTGTAACCCTATTATCCTTATTGGTCAAGATTTGGCTTTTGGAGAAAATGAAGTGACTCATGCCTCCGGTGCCACATTTGGTGAAAAAGAAGAGCAATATCACACAAAACGTCAAATATTGGAAGTAGAAGGTAATTATGTGCCAAAAATCAAGACGACGGATGTTTGGTACAAATTTATGAAATACTATGAAAAAGATATAGCAGGTTTTAAAGGGGAAGTGATTAATGCTACCGAAGGGGGAGCAAAAATTTATGGCACAAAAATAATGACCTTCAAAGAGGCAATTGAAAAGTATATTAATGAAGATATCAGTGTAATAGATAATATTAAATCAAATCTCAAATATCCTGATGAGGCGGAAAAGGAAAAGTATAAAAAACAGTCTATGGACAAGGTAAACGAAGCCATACAATATTCGGAAAATGTTATCGAAAGGCTTACATACGGTTTTAACAAAGCTGTTGAGTTCATTAACAATGTCATTGTTAGGTATGAAAAAGAAAAGGTCATAGATGAAGAGTACGCAAGAAAAACTTTTGACGAAGTGCAGAAAACATTGGCAATTTTTGGTGAAAGGAAGTTTTTTGAGATATTTATGCATTTTGTGCAGTCTTATTATTTGACTACGATTATAGAAATAAATGGCGTGAGAAATTCAAACAATCATCCTCGTGATATAAATTTTACAGTAGTAAAGCTACTTTATGATATGTATGGTGTAATGATAAAGCTCATCGAAGCTATGAAAAAGTCTTTGTATGAGATGAAAGCCAAATTGGAAGAAAATTAG
- the pseI gene encoding pseudaminic acid synthase, producing the protein MNNNVFIIAELSANHNHDINIAKETIYAMKEAGANAVKLQTYTPDTLTIDCDNKYFQIKQGTLWDGKTLYELYKQAYTPWEWHFELKELAEKLGLVFFSTPFDKTAVDFLEELNVTIYKVASFEITDIPLIEYIAFKGKPMIISTGIATIEDIELAVETCKKNGCNDITLLKCTSAYPAPFEEANLLTIPDMKNRFGVTVGLSDHTLGISVPIAAVALGARVIEKHFILDKKLGGPDAAFSLEPKEFKAMVSSIREVEKALGKVTYEISEKVEKSRIFARSLFVVKDIKAGDFLTNDNIRSIRPGYGLHPKYLKSVLGKKAKYDLAKGTPLKLEFITE; encoded by the coding sequence ATGAATAACAATGTCTTTATTATTGCTGAGCTTTCTGCCAACCATAATCATGATATAAATATCGCAAAAGAGACAATTTATGCGATGAAAGAAGCAGGAGCTAATGCTGTAAAATTACAGACTTATACTCCTGATACACTGACAATAGATTGTGACAATAAATATTTTCAGATTAAGCAAGGCACACTTTGGGACGGAAAAACACTTTACGAACTTTACAAACAAGCATATACCCCATGGGAGTGGCATTTTGAACTAAAAGAGTTAGCAGAAAAGCTTGGACTTGTTTTCTTTTCCACACCTTTTGATAAGACTGCCGTAGATTTTCTTGAGGAGCTGAATGTCACAATTTATAAAGTTGCTTCATTTGAGATTACAGATATTCCACTCATTGAATATATTGCATTTAAAGGCAAGCCGATGATTATATCTACAGGGATAGCCACTATTGAAGATATTGAGCTTGCTGTTGAGACATGCAAGAAGAATGGTTGCAATGATATTACGCTGTTAAAATGTACATCTGCTTATCCTGCACCATTTGAAGAAGCAAACTTGCTTACCATTCCCGATATGAAAAATCGGTTTGGGGTAACAGTGGGGCTATCTGACCATACTCTCGGTATATCTGTGCCAATTGCAGCAGTTGCGCTTGGTGCAAGGGTAATTGAGAAGCATTTTATACTTGATAAAAAGCTTGGTGGTCCGGATGCGGCTTTTTCATTAGAGCCGAAAGAATTTAAAGCGATGGTAAGCTCTATTAGAGAGGTAGAAAAAGCTCTTGGCAAAGTTACGTATGAAATATCGGAAAAAGTGGAGAAGAGTAGGATTTTTGCAAGGAGTCTATTTGTAGTTAAAGACATTAAAGCAGGTGATTTTTTAACTAATGATAACATTCGCTCTATAAGACCTGGCTACGGCTTACATCCTAAATATTTAAAAAGTGTATTGGGTAAAAAGGCAAAATATGACCTTGCAAAAGGCACGCCACTAAAGTTAGAATTTATTACAGAATAA
- a CDS encoding formyl transferase, with protein MYNKKLSIQLFANFNPNLIISYNYRYIISKEIVNLFRNKIINLHISLLPYNRGAHPNVWSFIEDTPKGVTIHMIDEGLDTGDIIFQKELQFDENEETFFTTYDKLNIEIQNLFKENWGKIKTGSFITKKQDNRKATIHKKNELDNLLKFFGDKFWHTKISDIKRVINEKGLI; from the coding sequence ATGTATAATAAAAAGTTGAGTATACAGCTGTTTGCTAACTTTAACCCTAATTTAATAATAAGTTATAATTATAGATATATTATCTCTAAAGAAATAGTGAATTTATTCAGAAATAAAATTATTAATCTTCATATTTCACTACTGCCTTATAATCGCGGTGCTCACCCAAATGTGTGGAGCTTTATAGAGGATACTCCTAAAGGCGTTACAATTCATATGATTGACGAGGGATTAGATACAGGGGACATCATTTTTCAAAAAGAATTACAATTTGATGAAAATGAAGAAACTTTTTTTACAACTTATGATAAGTTAAACATTGAAATTCAAAATTTATTCAAAGAAAATTGGGGTAAAATAAAAACAGGTTCATTTATTACTAAAAAACAGGATAATAGAAAAGCAACTATTCACAAGAAAAATGAGCTTGATAATTTGTTAAAATTTTTTGGAGATAAATTTTGGCATACAAAAATTTCGGATATAAAACGTGTCATTAACGAGAAAGGACTAATATGA
- a CDS encoding glycosyltransferase family protein → MKVGAIIQARTSSTRLPKKILKFLPFDSEITVLQQVVRRVLKASSIDEVIIATTTDSEDDDIVKIADKENVRWFKGSKEDVLSRYYLSAKENNLDVIVRITSDCPCIDWNIIDLAVEKHLNENADYTSNTIKRTFPHGLDVEVISFDALEKAYFEAKKKFEREHVCPYIHTTNKDKFKISSIEAPQYLTAPDARITLDTEEDYALLCAVFDYLYYENEYFEALDIVKLFEQKPWLKLINKKVVQKKIFNSLEEELEEAKYILKLQELNNALKILNELKS, encoded by the coding sequence ATGAAAGTAGGAGCAATAATTCAGGCAAGGACATCATCTACAAGGCTTCCGAAAAAGATTTTAAAGTTTCTACCTTTTGACAGTGAAATTACGGTTTTGCAACAAGTGGTTAGAAGAGTCTTAAAAGCAAGCTCAATAGATGAAGTAATAATTGCAACAACTACAGATAGTGAAGATGATGATATTGTGAAAATAGCGGACAAAGAAAACGTCAGATGGTTTAAGGGAAGTAAAGAAGATGTGTTGAGCAGGTATTATCTGTCTGCTAAGGAAAATAATCTTGATGTAATAGTCAGAATAACTTCTGATTGCCCATGTATAGATTGGAATATTATTGATTTAGCAGTTGAGAAACACTTGAATGAAAATGCAGATTACACATCCAACACGATTAAACGAACTTTTCCTCATGGCTTAGATGTCGAAGTAATCTCTTTTGATGCACTTGAAAAGGCATATTTTGAAGCTAAAAAAAAATTTGAAAGAGAGCATGTATGCCCTTATATACATACCACAAATAAAGATAAGTTTAAAATATCATCTATTGAGGCTCCACAATATTTAACTGCACCTGATGCTAGGATTACACTTGATACCGAAGAGGACTATGCTCTTTTGTGTGCAGTATTTGATTATTTATATTATGAAAATGAGTATTTTGAAGCCTTAGACATTGTGAAACTTTTTGAACAAAAACCATGGCTGAAGCTGATAAATAAAAAAGTTGTTCAGAAGAAGATTTTTAATTCTTTAGAGGAAGAACTTGAAGAGGCAAAATATATATTAAAACTTCAAGAATTAAATAATGCTTTGAAAATACTTAATGAGTTAAAATCATGA
- a CDS encoding flagellin, protein MSLSIYNNVMSLNSQRHLGGTQSALGKSLERLSSGLRINHAADDASGMAISEKLRGQISGLKRAMMNAQDGISMLQTAEGALGEVSSMLQRMRELAVQAANGTYTSNDRVELQKEVEQLKAEINRISTSTEFNTKKLLNGDGTALWSASSNKISALIRGNVAEGNYQISLEANKIGQSQVFKTDIMTLQEGKIGAEITTANGTNNTTNINKVSNPISLPSTGTAYFTLTVANTAASTIGSAAATVGTYLQAGSAFSVDDTTIANLSVTKGGYALIEITSATGNGTASIKYYDGSTGELIGEATDNNISNGISAAITNGISFDSFSVSGTYQAGDKILLAFTDGTSASATGQGVVELSGGPDTSSFAMAYRFTALTTSTEDKQVSLAYASLDASTGNLNIGTFELNFEATSTGAVTAGSLAMSIAGGGEAATTTTKLKDIARFIDADGNNIFENKQELTIWGNGKSAKIYLEGDDTVADLETKITDALVNELDLGSSDEQVNSHLVDYISVPSNDGNRTVKGTFIIQTALTGEQGEIAFSGDQRLIDAFSLAEIQESVSNTTLVTVKDAHTGDLIGVDETGNDRVNGVIEGIELVVDSRATVESYWDAATETIKFRENANANENHFLHVVDNSTDLQIGPNQGQTLSVSIPQLDVKGLGLENMFIVSQKLAQRAIPDIDNALTQVVTIRATIGAQINRLEHTIANLSVAHENMTASESRIRDLDMAEEMSNFTRSQILSQAGTAMLAQANQIPQMALQLLQG, encoded by the coding sequence ATGAGTTTATCAATTTACAACAATGTCATGTCTTTGAACTCTCAGAGACATCTCGGCGGCACACAGTCCGCTCTCGGAAAATCCCTTGAAAGATTATCAAGCGGTTTAAGAATCAACCACGCAGCAGATGACGCATCAGGAATGGCGATTTCCGAAAAATTAAGAGGGCAGATATCAGGGCTTAAAAGGGCGATGATGAATGCTCAGGACGGTATCTCAATGCTTCAGACAGCTGAAGGTGCGCTCGGTGAAGTATCTTCTATGCTTCAAAGGATGCGTGAGCTGGCAGTACAAGCCGCAAACGGCACTTATACTTCAAACGACAGGGTAGAGCTTCAAAAAGAGGTGGAGCAGCTTAAGGCAGAGATTAATCGTATATCTACGTCGACCGAATTTAACACCAAAAAACTTTTAAATGGTGATGGGACAGCTCTGTGGTCAGCAAGCAGTAATAAGATTAGTGCGCTTATAAGAGGGAATGTGGCTGAAGGCAACTACCAGATTTCTTTGGAAGCTAACAAAATAGGCCAAAGCCAAGTATTTAAAACTGATATTATGACGCTTCAGGAAGGTAAAATTGGGGCGGAAATTACAACGGCTAATGGTACAAACAACACTACTAATATAAATAAGGTGTCTAACCCTATAAGTTTGCCTAGTACGGGGACGGCTTATTTTACTTTAACTGTCGCAAATACAGCTGCAAGCACAATTGGTTCTGCAGCGGCAACTGTAGGCACATATTTGCAAGCAGGGTCAGCATTTTCTGTAGATGATACCACAATAGCCAACTTATCAGTTACTAAAGGTGGTTATGCATTAATTGAAATTACTTCGGCAACAGGTAATGGAACTGCTTCTATTAAGTATTATGATGGTAGCACTGGTGAGCTGATTGGTGAAGCAACAGATAATAATATTAGTAATGGAATTAGTGCTGCAATTACAAATGGGATTTCATTTGATAGTTTCTCAGTGTCAGGAACATATCAAGCAGGAGATAAAATATTATTAGCATTTACCGATGGTACTTCTGCATCAGCTACCGGACAAGGAGTTGTAGAACTTAGCGGTGGACCAGATACAAGTAGCTTTGCAATGGCCTACAGATTTACTGCACTAACAACTTCGACAGAAGACAAGCAAGTTTCTTTGGCTTATGCAAGTTTGGATGCAAGTACAGGAAACTTGAATATTGGAACCTTTGAGCTAAATTTCGAAGCGACTTCAACTGGGGCAGTGACAGCAGGCAGTTTAGCTATGTCTATCGCCGGCGGTGGTGAAGCGGCTACCACTACTACAAAGTTAAAAGATATAGCAAGATTTATCGATGCAGATGGAAATAATATCTTTGAAAATAAACAAGAACTTACTATTTGGGGTAATGGAAAGAGTGCTAAAATTTACCTTGAAGGGGATGATACCGTTGCAGATCTTGAAACCAAGATTACAGACGCTCTCGTAAACGAACTTGATCTTGGTTCAAGTGATGAGCAGGTTAATTCGCACCTTGTAGATTATATTTCTGTTCCAAGTAATGATGGTAACAGGACTGTTAAAGGTACATTTATTATACAGACTGCACTTACCGGTGAACAGGGTGAAATCGCATTTAGCGGTGACCAAAGATTGATAGATGCTTTTTCTTTGGCAGAGATTCAAGAGTCTGTTAGCAATACGACTTTAGTTACTGTTAAAGATGCTCATACCGGTGATTTGATTGGTGTTGATGAGACAGGTAATGACAGAGTAAACGGTGTGATTGAAGGTATTGAACTGGTTGTAGATTCAAGGGCTACTGTTGAATCTTACTGGGATGCTGCAACAGAAACAATAAAGTTTAGAGAAAATGCAAATGCCAATGAAAATCATTTCCTCCATGTAGTAGATAACTCTACAGATTTACAAATAGGTCCAAATCAGGGGCAGACCCTTTCTGTTTCAATCCCGCAGCTTGATGTAAAAGGTCTTGGGCTTGAGAATATGTTTATAGTATCTCAAAAGCTTGCTCAAAGAGCAATTCCTGATATTGATAACGCTCTTACACAGGTAGTTACAATAAGAGCTACAATTGGTGCCCAGATTAACAGACTTGAACATACCATTGCAAACTTGAGTGTTGCCCATGAAAATATGACTGCAAGTGAATCAAGGATTCGCGACCTTGATATGGCTGAAGAGATGTCTAACTTTACAAGAAGTCAGATATTAAGCCAGGCTGGTACTGCAATGCTTGCTCAGGCTAATCAGATACCACAAATGGCACTACAACTTTTACAAGGCTAA
- the pseG gene encoding UDP-2,4-diacetamido-2,4,6-trideoxy-beta-L-altropyranose hydrolase — translation MKAFIITEAGKNIGFGHFMRMIAIYQAFETKNIKPKFIINGDESVEEYVKETEYEIFNWIDNQEKLFDMIKDADIAIIDSYLADVTLYEKISKLVKLPVYYDDNNRIEYPSGVVVNGNIHAKDLDYPKRDDITYLLGLEYLPLRKEFWEVPEKKIKDNVESIMITFGGDDFRNMTPKVLKLLAENYPNIKKNVIIGKGFKNIKDIEKASDENTVLIYFPDAQKMKVVMLGSDIAISAGGQTLYELARVGVPTIAVIVADNQIGNVTKWQELGFLENAGWWGESIIETNLINLLRNFHSYTLRYNASECAKRFIYGNGALKIINQLKSELGYFCK, via the coding sequence ATGAAAGCCTTTATAATTACTGAAGCGGGTAAAAATATAGGATTTGGTCATTTTATGAGGATGATTGCAATTTATCAGGCATTCGAAACTAAAAATATAAAGCCGAAATTTATCATTAATGGTGATGAATCTGTTGAAGAGTATGTGAAAGAAACTGAATACGAAATTTTTAACTGGATTGATAATCAAGAAAAACTTTTTGATATGATTAAAGATGCAGATATCGCTATAATTGATAGTTATTTGGCAGATGTAACTCTTTATGAGAAAATTAGCAAATTAGTAAAATTACCAGTTTATTATGATGATAATAATAGAATAGAATATCCAAGTGGAGTTGTAGTAAATGGTAATATTCATGCAAAAGATTTAGATTATCCTAAAAGAGATGATATTACTTATTTGCTAGGTTTAGAATATTTACCTCTTAGAAAAGAGTTTTGGGAAGTGCCGGAAAAAAAGATAAAAGATAATGTAGAAAGTATAATGATTACATTTGGCGGTGATGATTTTCGCAATATGACGCCAAAAGTTTTAAAATTATTGGCTGAAAACTATCCGAATATTAAAAAGAATGTTATAATTGGTAAAGGTTTTAAGAATATAAAAGATATAGAGAAAGCTTCAGATGAAAATACAGTTTTAATTTATTTTCCTGACGCTCAAAAAATGAAGGTAGTAATGCTGGGAAGTGATATCGCAATTTCAGCCGGTGGGCAAACTTTGTACGAGCTTGCAAGAGTAGGTGTACCAACAATTGCTGTGATAGTAGCAGATAATCAGATTGGAAATGTTACCAAATGGCAAGAATTGGGCTTTTTAGAAAATGCGGGGTGGTGGGGAGAAAGTATAATTGAAACTAATTTAATAAATTTATTGAGAAATTTTCATTCTTATACTTTAAGATATAATGCATCTGAATGTGCCAAGAGATTTATTTATGGTAATGGTGCTTTAAAGATTATAAATCAGCTAAAGAGTGAGCTTGGGTATTTTTGTAAATGA
- a CDS encoding four helix bundle protein, producing the protein MSLTTFRDLEIWKISKDLAVYIYRITENELFKKDFNLRDQVRRSAVSIPSNIAEGYERNTKKDFIRFLYISKGSLSELQTQIEIAKELNYLQLGEFDKIESICQRLAGMITNFIRYHDENK; encoded by the coding sequence ATGAGTTTAACTACTTTTAGAGATTTAGAAATTTGGAAGATATCGAAAGATTTGGCTGTTTATATATACAGAATAACTGAAAATGAGTTGTTTAAAAAAGATTTTAATTTGAGAGATCAAGTAAGAAGGTCTGCTGTTTCTATTCCTTCTAATATAGCAGAAGGTTATGAAAGAAATACTAAAAAAGATTTTATAAGGTTTTTATATATTTCTAAAGGTTCATTAAGCGAATTGCAAACACAAATAGAAATAGCTAAGGAACTTAATTATCTGCAATTGGGTGAATTTGATAAAATTGAAAGTATTTGCCAAAGATTAGCAGGAATGATTACAAATTTTATAAGGTATCACGATGAAAATAAATAA